Within the Arthrobacter caoxuetaonis genome, the region GACCGCCCGGATCTGAAGATCCTGATGATTGATCCGTTTCCCCCCGGATCGGGCCATGTCTGGCGTCCCGGGCAGTCCCGCCACTTCCTGATGAACACGCCGGTGCTCTTCCCCACCGTTGTCCCGGCGGCTGGAACGGAGCATGCGTTCGCTCCGTCGGTTACCGGCCTTTCCTTTGGCGACTGGGTGCGCCAGGCGCTGACTGACCCGGGGTCCGGGCTCAACGAGTCAGACCGTGCGGAAGCGGCCCGCCTGTCGCCGTCGGACTTCCCCAGCCGGGCGATCTACGGACGGTACCTGGAATGGACCTACGCGGAGCTCGCGGCGGCTGCGGCGGAAGCCGGTGCCGCCGTCGTCCACCATCGGACGGAGGCGCTGGCACTGCGCCGTGCCGGGGACGGCTTCGAGATTGAGGTGGCAGGGGAGGACGCGCTGATTGCCGACGCCGTCGTCCTGGCCCTGGGACACCTTCCGGCCGCCCTGAACCCCGAACAGTCCCGGCTCAGCGATGCCGCCGCCCGGCTGGGCCTGCGCTACCTGCCTCCGGCTGTCCCGTCGGACGCGGATTTCACCGTGCTGCCCGCCGGCGAACCGGTTCTGGTCCGCGGCCTGGGCCTGAACTTCTTCGACATCATGGCCCAGGTGACGCTGGGCCGCGGCGGCCGCTTTGTTCCCACGGGCGAACCAGCCGGACGTTCCCTGCGCTATGAACCCAGCGGGCGTGAGCCGGTCCTGGTGGCCGCGTCCCGCCGCGGAACGCCGTACCGGGCCAAGGCGCAGCTGGAGAGCTACCTGCCCAAGAGCGTGACGCTGCGCTGGTTCACCCGGGAAGCTGCCGCCAGCTTCGCCGCCGAAGGGATCCAGCCAGGTTTCGACCATGACTTTTGGCCGCTGCTGCACCGCGATGCCGTGTGGGCCTACTACTCAACCCTGGCCCGCACCGCACCGCACTGCCTCAGCGTGCCGCCGGAATCATTCCTCGCCGACCTGGACGCAGCGCTGAACGTTGACGGACCGGACTGGGACGCGGCGAAGGAAGAGGTCCTGCGGCGCTGTGTACCCGCCGAAAACCGGACGAGCCTGGAGGCCCTGGCACAGCCGCTGGGGCGCCGTCCGTTCGCTGACGCCGCGGAGCTGGATGCAACCGTCCTGGCCTACCTCGAAGACGACGCCGCCGGGTCCGCGAAGGGCGAGGATGACCCGCTGAAAATGGCCATTGGCGCCCTGAACGCCGGTCGTTCAGTCCTGAAAGCCGTGGTGGCCGACGGCGGTTTGTCCGAGGAATCCTGGCTCACCGAACTCCGCGGCTGGTTCGAACCCCTGGTGGAAGGACTTGCCAGCGGCCCGCCGCCGGAACGGATCGAGCAGCTCGCGGCCCTGACCCGTGCCGGGCTGGTCCATTTCGTGGGCCCGGATCCGAGGTTTGACGTCGATGAGGCGCGCTCAGTCTTCACCGCTTCGTCTCCGTGGACCCCGGGAGAATACGCCGCCCGGACCATGGTCGAAGCGATGATGCCGCCCAACCGGGTCAATGCCACGCTCTCCCCGCTGCTGGCCGACCTGCTGCACCGGGGACAGGCGCGGTCCAAGGTCATGATGGCAGCTGGCGGCACCCCGGTGCTGACACCAGGACTGGATGTTTCCCTGCCCCCTTACCGGCCTTTGGACGTGAAGGGCGAACCGCAGGAGAACCTCTACATCCTGGGACTGCAGCTCTCCTCAGTCCAGTGGGGAACCGCGATCGCGGCCGAGGCCGGGGCGCCGGCCGATTCCGGCGCCCGTACCCTGCGCGATGCGGACGACATCGCGGCCGCAGTCCTGGCCGGCCCCGGGGTGCCCCGGGACCAGTCAGATTCCGCTAGAACGGATACTGGCGCGGTTCGTGCTGGAGCGTGACCGTCTGGTCCTGAGTGAACTCATCGATGGCCCACTCGCCGTTGAACCGTCCCAGGCCGGAGTTCTTCACGCCTCCGAACGCCACGTGCACCTCGTCATGGACAGGCATGTCGTTCACATGGGCCATGCCCACCTGAAGCTTCCGGGCGAACTGCAGCCCGCCTTCGGCTGAACCGGTAAAGACCGCGCCGGAGAGTCCCTGCGGTGTGGCGTTCGCCAGCTCCAGGGCGTGGGCGGCGTCGCGTGCCCGCTGGATTCCGGCGATCGGTCCGAAGATCTCTTCGCGGGCCAGTTCCATGTCCTGGCTGACGCCGGTGAAGATCCACGGCGTGAGGACCTGGCCGTCGGTGCTGCCTTCGAGTACGGCTTCGGCGCCTTCTTCCTTGGCGGTGCGAATCTTCTCCTCCAGGCCTTCAAGCTGCTTGGCGTTGATGATCGGGCCGATCACGGTTGTGGGATCCGAGGGATCCCCGGCCGGCAGTCCGCGGACATGCTCGGTGAACTTTTCCACGAACTGGTCGTGGACCGGGTCCTCCAGGATGATGCGGTTGATCGCCATGCAGATCTGGCCCTGGTGCAGGAACTTGCCCATCACTGCGGCACGGACGGCCTGGTCCACGTCGGCGTCGGCCAGAAGCACAAAGGGTCCGTTGCCGCCGAGCTCCAGCGCCGTGTGCTTCAGGTGCTCCCCGCTTGCGGCAAGGGCACCAACGTTCTTGCCCACCGCCGTCGAACCCGTAAAGGAAATCAGGGACGGCACCGGATGCTCCACGAAGGCATTACCGATCTCCGAGCCGGCACCGGCCACGACGCTCAGCACGCCGGCGGGCAGCCCTGCCTCTTCGAAGACCTTCGCGATCAGCAGTCCACCGGTCACCGGGGTGTCGCTGGCCGGCTTGAGCACGACGGCGTTGCCCAGGGCCAGGGCTGGAGCCACCGAACGCTGGGAAAGGTGCAGCGGGAAGTTCCAGGGGCTGATCACGCCGACGACGCCGAGCGGTCCGCGGTAGACACGGTCTTCCTTG harbors:
- a CDS encoding FAD/NAD(P)-binding protein, encoding MDKTQGLRVAVIGAGPRGISVLDRLLARFLTHPAEDRPDLKILMIDPFPPGSGHVWRPGQSRHFLMNTPVLFPTVVPAAGTEHAFAPSVTGLSFGDWVRQALTDPGSGLNESDRAEAARLSPSDFPSRAIYGRYLEWTYAELAAAAAEAGAAVVHHRTEALALRRAGDGFEIEVAGEDALIADAVVLALGHLPAALNPEQSRLSDAAARLGLRYLPPAVPSDADFTVLPAGEPVLVRGLGLNFFDIMAQVTLGRGGRFVPTGEPAGRSLRYEPSGREPVLVAASRRGTPYRAKAQLESYLPKSVTLRWFTREAAASFAAEGIQPGFDHDFWPLLHRDAVWAYYSTLARTAPHCLSVPPESFLADLDAALNVDGPDWDAAKEEVLRRCVPAENRTSLEALAQPLGRRPFADAAELDATVLAYLEDDAAGSAKGEDDPLKMAIGALNAGRSVLKAVVADGGLSEESWLTELRGWFEPLVEGLASGPPPERIEQLAALTRAGLVHFVGPDPRFDVDEARSVFTASSPWTPGEYAARTMVEAMMPPNRVNATLSPLLADLLHRGQARSKVMMAAGGTPVLTPGLDVSLPPYRPLDVKGEPQENLYILGLQLSSVQWGTAIAAEAGAPADSGARTLRDADDIAAAVLAGPGVPRDQSDSARTDTGAVRAGA
- a CDS encoding aldehyde dehydrogenase family protein, which codes for MTTPNPAASGWIPAKQFIAGQWSEGRSSKTMPDTNPYTGEELLSLRLASIEDLNDAYESARDAQPRWAATPPAERRRILERASDILTERRDEIAAWLAAESGSTAVKAAIEIDSAIAITRESASFPHRVHGQILDSDIPGKEDRVYRGPLGVVGVISPWNFPLHLSQRSVAPALALGNAVVLKPASDTPVTGGLLIAKVFEEAGLPAGVLSVVAGAGSEIGNAFVEHPVPSLISFTGSTAVGKNVGALAASGEHLKHTALELGGNGPFVLLADADVDQAVRAAVMGKFLHQGQICMAINRIILEDPVHDQFVEKFTEHVRGLPAGDPSDPTTVIGPIINAKQLEGLEEKIRTAKEEGAEAVLEGSTDGQVLTPWIFTGVSQDMELAREEIFGPIAGIQRARDAAHALELANATPQGLSGAVFTGSAEGGLQFARKLQVGMAHVNDMPVHDEVHVAFGGVKNSGLGRFNGEWAIDEFTQDQTVTLQHEPRQYPF